One stretch of Pradoshia sp. D12 DNA includes these proteins:
- a CDS encoding YojF family protein, which yields MKPIDLLDSQKALQSYAGLQVYLHLETTNGAYATHNDESFFSAGAFIRNVSICFEEGKIIGDGPYRVGLRMKEGWVYAEGITHYEIDEFGRLLMAGLDQSGRLAVAFEISTAPFDK from the coding sequence ATGAAGCCAATTGACCTGCTTGATTCACAAAAAGCGCTGCAATCATATGCCGGTTTACAGGTTTATTTGCATTTAGAGACAACAAACGGCGCTTATGCCACTCATAATGATGAATCATTCTTCTCAGCAGGTGCGTTTATCCGTAATGTTTCTATTTGTTTTGAAGAAGGTAAAATTATCGGAGATGGCCCTTATCGGGTAGGATTAAGAATGAAGGAAGGCTGGGTATACGCTGAAGGGATTACCCATTACGAAATCGATGAATTCGGCCGCCTTTTAATGGCTGGACTTGACCAGAGCGGAAGACTGGCTGTCGCTTTTGAAATCAGTACCGCCCCATTTGATAAATAA
- a CDS encoding general stress protein, with translation MYQVFVVENSVQAKEKVEQLAAEGFTKENVYLFSHNKEFSKDLTDATDTGNIGIGEQGFFESVGNLFKKRGDELRSKLQSLGLSELEAQQYEKDLDDHKIVIVTSNQASDIDNTKIM, from the coding sequence ATGTATCAAGTTTTTGTAGTAGAAAATTCAGTTCAAGCTAAAGAGAAAGTTGAACAACTTGCAGCTGAGGGATTTACAAAAGAGAATGTTTATCTGTTTTCCCATAATAAAGAGTTTTCGAAGGATTTAACTGATGCTACGGATACAGGCAACATTGGTATTGGTGAGCAAGGTTTCTTTGAAAGTGTAGGAAATCTGTTCAAAAAACGTGGCGACGAATTGCGCAGCAAGCTCCAATCACTTGGATTATCTGAGTTAGAAGCACAACAATATGAAAAAGATCTTGATGACCACAAAATTGTTATTGTTACTTCGAACCAGGCAAGTGATATTGATAATACAAAAATAATGTAA
- a CDS encoding uracil-DNA glycosylase has translation MSHQILQNDWLEYLVDEFKQPYYAALCNFIKKEYENEIVYPKAEDIYNALNYTDFKSVKVVLLGQDPYHGPNQAHGLSFSVQPEVALPPSLRNIFKELNDDLGIPVPNNGYLKSWADQGVLLLNTVLTVRQGEAHSHKGRGWERLTDKIIETLNEKSEPIVFLLWGKPAQSKIHLIDQKKHHIITSVHPSPLSARRGFFGSKPFSKTNELLRQNGLKEIDWAIPDL, from the coding sequence ATGAGTCACCAAATTTTACAGAATGACTGGCTGGAGTATTTAGTGGATGAATTTAAACAACCATATTATGCAGCCCTGTGTAATTTTATAAAAAAGGAGTATGAAAACGAGATTGTCTATCCAAAGGCTGAAGATATCTACAACGCTTTGAACTATACTGATTTTAAATCCGTAAAAGTGGTATTGCTCGGGCAGGATCCCTACCATGGCCCCAATCAGGCTCATGGATTAAGTTTCTCTGTACAGCCTGAAGTTGCTCTCCCGCCCTCGCTACGGAATATTTTCAAGGAACTAAATGATGACTTAGGAATTCCAGTCCCTAACAATGGATACTTGAAAAGTTGGGCGGATCAGGGGGTACTTTTGTTAAATACCGTTTTGACTGTCAGACAGGGAGAAGCCCATTCACATAAGGGGAGAGGATGGGAGCGATTAACAGATAAAATAATAGAGACATTGAATGAAAAATCAGAACCGATTGTTTTCCTATTATGGGGAAAACCAGCACAATCCAAAATTCACTTAATTGATCAGAAGAAGCATCACATCATTACCTCGGTTCACCCGAGCCCGCTATCTGCTCGGCGAGGTTTCTTTGGAAGTAAGCCATTTTCTAAAACGAATGAACTTCTCCGACAAAATGGGCTGAAGGAAATCGATTGGGCCATTCCTGATTTGTGA
- the pdxK gene encoding pyridoxine/pyridoxal/pyridoxamine kinase, whose product MSLKKALTIAGSDSSGGAGLQADLKTFQELGVYGMTAVTSIVAMDPKNNWSHNVFSIDVSTVEAQLDTILSTGIDAMKTGMLGTVDIIELAARKIKEYGLDKVVIDPVMVCKGTDEVLMPENTVAMRELLLPLATVVTPNLFEAWQLSGIGPITTIDEMKQAAKIIHDQGAKYVLIKGGTKLDGQDKAIDLIYDGTDYTILESEKFATTYTHGAGCTTAAAITAELAKGKTVEEALATAKEFISAAIEHSWKLNEFVGPVMHGAYRTYK is encoded by the coding sequence ATGAGTCTAAAAAAAGCATTGACTATAGCTGGATCAGACAGCAGCGGCGGAGCAGGACTTCAAGCAGATTTAAAAACATTCCAGGAGCTTGGCGTTTATGGAATGACTGCTGTTACTTCAATTGTTGCAATGGACCCTAAAAATAACTGGTCTCATAATGTATTTTCTATTGATGTTTCAACTGTGGAGGCACAACTGGATACAATCCTTTCTACAGGAATTGATGCCATGAAAACAGGGATGCTTGGGACCGTTGATATTATTGAATTGGCTGCACGAAAAATTAAAGAGTATGGCCTTGATAAAGTCGTCATAGACCCTGTAATGGTTTGCAAAGGGACAGATGAAGTGTTAATGCCTGAGAATACAGTGGCAATGAGAGAATTGCTTCTCCCTCTTGCTACGGTTGTAACACCAAATCTTTTTGAGGCTTGGCAATTATCCGGGATTGGCCCCATCACTACTATTGATGAAATGAAACAAGCTGCAAAGATTATCCATGATCAAGGGGCAAAATATGTCCTTATCAAGGGTGGCACTAAACTTGATGGGCAAGATAAAGCAATTGACCTAATTTATGATGGAACAGACTATACCATCCTTGAATCCGAAAAGTTTGCGACTACTTATACCCATGGTGCCGGTTGTACAACTGCTGCAGCCATTACTGCTGAGCTGGCTAAAGGAAAAACAGTTGAAGAAGCCTTGGCTACTGCAAAGGAATTTATCTCAGCCGCTATTGAACATAGCTGGAAGCTAAATGAATTTGTTGGACCAGTTATGCATGGTGCTTACCGTACATATAAATAA
- a CDS encoding DNA alkylation repair protein translates to MDYINRLKQLFENEKNEEQAVAMAQYMKNQFPFYGIKTPERRKCMSVFFKETGILAMPLSHEFCLKLWNMPEREWQNAALDYLANYIDKLEVKDLPLLKTLITTKSWWDTVDMIASKQVGNLVLRNPDLIDTIMNDWVIDNNMWLRRTAILFQLSYKGQTNERILYDYILKNADSKEFFIQKAIGWALREYSKTDPESVKNFIKKTELAPLSRREGSKHFLKGETV, encoded by the coding sequence GTGGATTATATTAATCGTTTAAAACAGTTATTTGAGAATGAAAAGAATGAAGAACAAGCAGTAGCAATGGCGCAATATATGAAGAATCAATTTCCTTTTTACGGGATTAAAACCCCGGAAAGAAGAAAATGTATGTCTGTATTCTTTAAGGAAACAGGTATTCTTGCTATGCCGCTTTCACATGAATTTTGTTTAAAGCTTTGGAATATGCCGGAGAGAGAATGGCAAAATGCTGCGCTTGATTACCTTGCTAACTATATCGACAAACTGGAAGTAAAGGATTTACCGCTACTAAAAACATTAATTACGACAAAATCTTGGTGGGATACCGTAGATATGATTGCCTCTAAGCAGGTTGGCAATTTGGTATTAAGAAATCCTGATTTAATAGATACTATCATGAATGATTGGGTAATAGATAATAATATGTGGCTACGTAGAACAGCAATCCTCTTTCAACTTTCCTATAAAGGTCAAACAAATGAGAGAATCTTATATGACTACATATTGAAAAATGCGGATAGTAAAGAATTCTTTATTCAAAAAGCGATTGGGTGGGCACTGAGAGAATATTCAAAAACGGATCCGGAGTCTGTGAAGAACTTTATAAAAAAAACAGAGCTTGCACCTCTCAGCAGAAGAGAAGGTAGTAAGCATTTTCTAAAGGGGGAGACTGTATGA
- the gerQ gene encoding spore coat protein GerQ, with product MKQPGSQSYGGGQTYGGGYQVPYNPYMAGQTGMGQQQQFQPQQQQQQLPFPAQSYTLGGGGSPFQTSPSPAPGQFVEQSYIENILRLNRGKLASVYMTFEGSKDGNTRLFKGIIEAAGRDHLILSDPQTGMRYLLPLIYLDYVTFDEEIEYSYPFGSPSR from the coding sequence ATGAAACAACCGGGTTCACAATCATACGGCGGGGGGCAAACGTATGGAGGCGGATATCAAGTCCCTTATAATCCCTATATGGCAGGACAAACAGGCATGGGGCAGCAGCAACAGTTTCAGCCACAACAACAGCAACAACAACTGCCCTTTCCGGCGCAGTCGTATACTCTAGGCGGTGGTGGATCACCGTTCCAAACTTCTCCGTCGCCTGCTCCGGGTCAATTCGTAGAACAATCCTATATCGAAAATATTCTGCGTTTAAATCGCGGTAAACTCGCTTCGGTATATATGACCTTTGAGGGAAGTAAGGATGGTAATACAAGACTATTCAAAGGAATTATTGAAGCAGCCGGCCGAGATCATCTTATCTTAAGTGATCCGCAAACAGGCATGCGCTATTTATTGCCACTGATTTACCTCGATTATGTAACTTTTGATGAAGAAATCGAATACTCCTATCCTTTTGGTTCTCCATCTCGTTAA
- a CDS encoding YeiH family protein, which produces MTKQTQSPLSFWGGLGFTALLALLGFVLAELPFFEYIGPLACSILLAILYRNIRSYPTNLRTGVHFSARILLRAAIILYGLKLDMQIIFSEGLGLLGKALICIVFSVALMVLLGKWLKIHPMISFLLGAGTGICGAAAIAAVSPIVDSKEEDTAMSVGMIALIGTIFSVAYTMLIPILPLTPTEYGIWSGLSLHELAHVALASEPAGEASVTMALLAKLCRVFLLIPFCFVLVFWMKRKQGAGSQSSIPFPWFLLGFLALSIFRTYLAGSWFPEYLYDYIAMLTTFLLSMAMAGLGLTIDLKELKKRASLPLLTMVITSVLLSILTYFWA; this is translated from the coding sequence ATGACTAAACAAACTCAATCTCCTTTATCATTTTGGGGAGGTCTGGGCTTTACGGCCTTATTGGCGCTGCTTGGATTTGTCCTTGCTGAATTGCCCTTTTTCGAATACATAGGACCATTAGCATGCAGTATTTTGCTCGCCATCCTGTATCGTAATATTCGCAGCTATCCAACAAATTTACGGACGGGCGTTCATTTTTCAGCAAGAATTCTCTTACGTGCTGCCATTATTTTATATGGGTTGAAATTAGATATGCAGATTATTTTTAGTGAAGGTCTTGGCCTTTTGGGTAAAGCTCTGATTTGTATCGTATTCTCTGTAGCCCTCATGGTATTGCTTGGCAAATGGCTGAAAATTCATCCAATGATTTCTTTCCTGCTTGGTGCAGGGACAGGAATATGCGGCGCAGCGGCTATAGCAGCGGTTTCACCTATAGTGGATTCAAAAGAAGAGGACACGGCGATGAGCGTCGGGATGATTGCATTGATTGGTACTATTTTTTCAGTCGCCTATACGATGCTTATTCCGATTCTCCCCCTAACACCTACTGAATATGGAATTTGGTCCGGACTTAGCTTACATGAATTGGCTCATGTAGCTTTAGCGTCTGAGCCTGCTGGGGAAGCTTCTGTTACAATGGCTTTATTAGCTAAATTATGTCGTGTTTTCTTATTGATTCCTTTCTGTTTTGTATTAGTGTTCTGGATGAAACGTAAACAAGGCGCTGGCAGCCAATCCTCCATTCCATTTCCATGGTTTCTTCTAGGATTTCTGGCCTTAAGTATTTTTAGAACTTATCTTGCTGGATCCTGGTTTCCTGAATACCTATATGATTACATTGCCATGCTGACCACTTTTCTACTTTCGATGGCTATGGCTGGGCTAGGCTTAACGATTGATTTAAAAGAGCTTAAGAAACGAGCCAGCCTTCCCTTGCTTACAATGGTTATTACATCCGTTCTTTTATCAATTCTGACATATTTTTGGGCATGA
- a CDS encoding Cof-type HAD-IIB family hydrolase produces MKCIATDMDGTLLNEHQMVSDENRKAMEAVRDSGGQVIVATGRSYKEARFALDEINFHCPIISLNGAAVYNQEGSLVDSNPMKQESLVETVKLLEEMDLYFEMYTNRGTFSKNPEKAIDSLVDIFLSANPDQEEDKVREFAEGRIKFGFLFATDDYFQLINEEDIEIYKILVFSSDMNKLKNTGTILGEMEGITVTSSGKGNIEINQSGVSKGIALEKLLEKLRIPLEETIAVGDNFNDLSMFEKAGMSVAMGNASDEIKGLCKDVTLTNEEDGVAHIIYKYIVQK; encoded by the coding sequence ATGAAGTGTATAGCAACCGATATGGATGGAACATTACTGAATGAGCATCAAATGGTAAGTGACGAGAACCGAAAGGCGATGGAGGCAGTAAGGGATAGCGGGGGACAAGTAATTGTTGCTACGGGCCGATCTTATAAAGAAGCAAGGTTTGCACTTGATGAGATTAACTTTCACTGTCCTATTATCAGTTTAAATGGAGCAGCTGTTTATAATCAGGAAGGCAGTTTGGTGGATTCCAATCCGATGAAGCAAGAAAGCTTAGTGGAGACAGTCAAGCTTTTGGAAGAAATGGATCTTTATTTTGAAATGTATACAAACAGGGGGACATTTTCCAAAAACCCCGAAAAGGCTATTGATTCACTTGTCGATATCTTCTTGAGTGCCAATCCTGATCAGGAAGAAGATAAAGTTCGTGAATTTGCTGAAGGCAGAATTAAATTTGGATTCTTATTTGCGACAGACGATTACTTCCAGCTAATTAATGAAGAGGATATCGAAATATACAAAATACTAGTCTTTTCCTCTGATATGAATAAACTAAAAAATACTGGCACTATTCTTGGAGAGATGGAAGGAATAACTGTCACTTCATCCGGTAAGGGGAATATTGAAATTAACCAGAGTGGTGTTTCTAAGGGAATAGCTTTGGAGAAATTGCTAGAAAAATTACGAATCCCACTTGAAGAAACAATTGCTGTGGGAGATAACTTTAATGATTTATCTATGTTCGAAAAAGCGGGGATGTCCGTTGCTATGGGTAATGCATCCGATGAGATTAAAGGGCTGTGCAAGGATGTTACCTTAACAAATGAAGAGGATGGTGTCGCCCATATCATTTATAAGTACATCGTTCAAAAATAA
- a CDS encoding DUF5327 family protein, translating into MEITSEKVLDKMDELIQKAKMAPAEKRNGYLIAVQSLIDLVISDHTKAEGQTVKKTVPYNPIQQTNPTVSLPQEEPVKMEDANGDSLLDF; encoded by the coding sequence GTGGAAATAACATCAGAAAAGGTATTGGACAAAATGGATGAACTGATTCAGAAGGCTAAAATGGCGCCTGCTGAAAAAAGGAATGGATACCTAATTGCCGTTCAAAGCTTAATCGACTTGGTCATAAGTGATCATACGAAGGCGGAAGGACAAACTGTGAAGAAAACTGTTCCATATAATCCAATTCAGCAAACGAATCCGACTGTCTCTCTTCCTCAGGAGGAACCAGTTAAGATGGAGGACGCAAACGGGGATTCACTGCTTGATTTTTAA
- a CDS encoding cold shock domain-containing protein: MVGKVKWFNAEKGFGFIEREDGDDVFVHFSAIQGEGFKTLEEGQEVEFEIVDGNRGPQAANVERI, encoded by the coding sequence ATGGTCGGAAAAGTAAAATGGTTTAATGCAGAAAAAGGTTTTGGTTTTATCGAGCGTGAAGATGGTGACGATGTATTCGTACACTTCTCTGCTATTCAAGGTGAAGGATTCAAAACTCTTGAAGAAGGTCAAGAAGTTGAATTCGAAATCGTTGATGGAAATCGCGGACCACAAGCTGCTAATGTAGAGCGTATCTAA
- a CDS encoding amino acid permease → MKKAAATKNQEKKKLQWWQLSLIGIGCTIGTGFFLGSGLGIRLAGPSILIAFILAACTTYIVYEALAKMTEKDPQKGSFRTYSRKAFGRSFGFLNGWVYWFSEMLIMGSQLTALSLFSRFWFPEFPLWIFAAIYGALGLIVIIIGAKLFEPMENVSAIVKVSAILMFVIIVILGLCGVIDGKGTLDFPSTVKEVFPTDWKKTWSSLVFAFFAFGGIEVLGIMSMRLEKKEDAPKAGRVMILALTVIYIISLGLVVMLLPWDKVNLKESPFLTVLSYYPFRFIMHLFNGALIIAGFSTMSASLFSVANMLTTLAEDRDAPKILGKKGKFAIPLPAFAVTVTGLLISIVLSRVMPDKVYEYFTTGASLLILYNWILILLTYSKLADLKTKDKIKRTIGLGLILLAIVGTVIEKDTRMGFFVSLAFVSFVSLITIIMAIIRKRKRPLTRRRIHN, encoded by the coding sequence ATGAAAAAAGCAGCAGCGACAAAAAATCAAGAAAAGAAAAAACTGCAATGGTGGCAGCTTTCCCTTATAGGGATAGGCTGTACAATTGGAACCGGCTTTTTCTTAGGTTCCGGATTAGGAATCAGGCTTGCCGGCCCATCAATATTAATTGCGTTTATACTTGCCGCTTGTACGACATATATCGTATATGAAGCTTTAGCAAAGATGACGGAAAAAGATCCTCAAAAAGGGTCTTTTCGTACATACTCCCGTAAGGCGTTTGGACGTTCTTTTGGGTTCTTAAATGGGTGGGTTTACTGGTTTTCAGAAATGCTTATAATGGGAAGCCAATTAACAGCCCTGTCTCTATTTTCTAGGTTTTGGTTTCCTGAATTTCCTTTATGGATATTTGCAGCCATCTACGGAGCACTTGGACTGATTGTTATTATTATTGGGGCAAAGCTGTTTGAACCGATGGAGAATGTCAGTGCAATCGTTAAAGTATCCGCAATTTTAATGTTTGTCATTATCGTGATCCTTGGCTTGTGTGGTGTGATTGATGGAAAAGGAACACTTGATTTTCCTTCAACGGTTAAGGAGGTTTTTCCTACAGATTGGAAGAAAACTTGGTCATCTCTCGTTTTTGCTTTTTTTGCCTTTGGAGGTATTGAAGTTCTGGGTATTATGTCTATGCGATTAGAGAAAAAAGAGGATGCTCCAAAAGCAGGGAGAGTCATGATTCTAGCATTAACCGTCATTTACATCATATCCCTAGGCTTAGTCGTAATGCTGTTGCCATGGGATAAGGTTAATCTAAAAGAAAGCCCGTTTTTAACGGTCTTGAGTTATTATCCATTTAGGTTCATTATGCATCTTTTTAATGGAGCTTTGATAATTGCCGGTTTTTCAACAATGTCGGCTTCACTTTTTTCTGTTGCAAATATGCTGACGACCTTAGCTGAGGATCGAGATGCCCCGAAAATATTGGGGAAAAAAGGGAAGTTCGCAATCCCTCTGCCTGCTTTTGCTGTAACAGTGACTGGTTTGCTAATCTCTATCGTTCTGTCGAGAGTGATGCCGGATAAGGTCTATGAATACTTTACGACTGGTGCGAGTTTACTCATCCTTTACAATTGGATATTAATCCTGTTGACGTATTCCAAGCTTGCTGACCTAAAAACAAAGGATAAAATAAAACGAACTATAGGGCTTGGGCTTATTTTGCTGGCTATTGTTGGGACGGTCATTGAAAAGGACACGAGAATGGGCTTTTTCGTAAGTCTAGCTTTTGTTTCTTTTGTAAGCCTGATTACAATTATTATGGCTATTATTCGAAAACGAAAACGGCCTTTAACAAGGCGAAGAATCCATAACTAA
- the bshB2 gene encoding bacillithiol biosynthesis deacetylase BshB2: MDKEKHVLVIFPHPDDEAFGVSGTIASYTRAGIPVTYACLTLGEMGRNLGNPPFATRESLPKIRKKELIDAAQIMGIKDLRMMGLRDKTVEFENEEWLANQMTKLIDELDPSLIITFYPGFSVHPDHEACGRAVVQAVSEINPEKRPKLYCVAFSNNHQDVLGEPDIINNIQDVIETKLKAISAHRSQTEAMMAGWPELLAQKNKELESRLCFERFYSYKWPEKI; this comes from the coding sequence ATGGATAAAGAGAAACATGTATTAGTCATATTCCCTCATCCTGATGATGAGGCATTTGGGGTTTCCGGAACAATCGCCTCTTATACAAGAGCTGGTATCCCCGTTACCTATGCATGCTTAACGCTTGGTGAAATGGGACGTAATCTTGGAAATCCTCCTTTTGCAACACGGGAGAGTCTCCCGAAGATTCGCAAGAAAGAATTAATAGACGCAGCACAAATAATGGGTATTAAGGATTTACGTATGATGGGACTGCGCGATAAAACTGTTGAATTCGAAAATGAAGAGTGGCTAGCTAATCAAATGACTAAGCTTATTGATGAGCTTGATCCTTCCCTCATTATCACTTTCTATCCGGGATTCAGTGTCCATCCGGATCATGAGGCTTGCGGAAGAGCTGTCGTACAGGCAGTCTCTGAAATCAATCCTGAAAAAAGGCCAAAGCTTTATTGTGTAGCCTTTTCCAACAACCATCAGGATGTCCTTGGAGAGCCTGATATCATAAATAATATTCAGGATGTAATCGAGACTAAACTAAAGGCAATCTCTGCCCACCGCTCTCAAACTGAGGCGATGATGGCTGGTTGGCCTGAATTACTCGCCCAAAAGAATAAAGAGCTTGAAAGCCGCCTTTGCTTTGAAAGATTTTATTCATATAAATGGCCTGAAAAAATATAA
- a CDS encoding LysE family transporter, translating to MYGLLGYVYLGISLSAPIGPINAAQMEIGLRHGFLNAWVFGLGAILADICYMLVVYTGLAQYMQVPLIQTFLWLFGAFVLTYSGVESLVAVYHKKNQSNIRNKDITRSFRSGFFMSLLNPLSILFWLGIYGSVLAKTVSHLSPQQIIINSLAILLGILIWDYSMAMMASIFRRYLTNKLLAGISIISGISLVGFGIYFGVMGVQSLI from the coding sequence ATGTATGGATTATTGGGATATGTCTATCTAGGAATTTCCTTATCGGCTCCTATCGGACCAATTAATGCTGCACAAATGGAAATTGGTTTAAGGCATGGATTCTTAAATGCCTGGGTATTCGGTCTGGGCGCTATACTAGCCGATATCTGCTATATGCTTGTTGTTTATACCGGGTTGGCTCAATATATGCAAGTTCCTCTAATCCAAACCTTTCTCTGGTTATTCGGGGCTTTCGTGCTTACTTATTCCGGAGTAGAGAGTCTGGTTGCTGTTTATCATAAAAAAAACCAAAGCAATATACGGAACAAGGATATCACTCGTTCCTTTCGCTCTGGCTTTTTTATGTCGTTATTGAATCCATTATCCATTCTTTTTTGGTTGGGCATCTATGGCTCTGTACTCGCCAAAACCGTGAGTCACTTATCTCCTCAGCAAATCATCATTAACAGCTTGGCCATCCTTTTGGGGATATTAATTTGGGACTACTCGATGGCGATGATGGCATCCATATTTAGGCGCTATTTAACCAATAAACTCTTAGCGGGAATTTCAATCATATCCGGAATTTCCTTAGTTGGCTTTGGGATCTATTTTGGAGTTATGGGGGTTCAATCCCTAATTTAA
- a CDS encoding DUF423 domain-containing protein produces the protein MKTFIIIAAINAAMSVACGAFGAHGLEGKISEKSLAVWKTAVQYQMFHAGGLLAIGLLWDRLSSHQLLNWSGWLMLVGIILFSGSLYVLSVASIGKLGIITPFGGVAFIASWVLMIVAVYKYS, from the coding sequence ATGAAAACATTTATTATTATTGCAGCCATTAATGCGGCGATGTCCGTGGCATGCGGTGCATTCGGAGCTCATGGGCTGGAGGGGAAGATTTCTGAAAAGTCTCTGGCGGTCTGGAAAACAGCCGTTCAGTATCAGATGTTCCATGCAGGTGGATTATTGGCAATAGGATTGTTGTGGGATCGATTATCCTCACATCAATTGTTAAATTGGTCAGGTTGGCTCATGTTAGTTGGAATTATTCTCTTTTCTGGAAGCTTATATGTACTCAGTGTAGCAAGTATTGGTAAGCTTGGTATTATAACGCCGTTTGGCGGAGTTGCATTTATTGCTTCCTGGGTATTAATGATTGTGGCTGTTTATAAATATTCATAA